In Notamacropus eugenii isolate mMacEug1 chromosome 1, mMacEug1.pri_v2, whole genome shotgun sequence, one genomic interval encodes:
- the LZTS1 gene encoding leucine zipper putative tumor suppressor 1 isoform X1, whose protein sequence is MGSVSSLISGHSFQGKHCRASQYKLRKSSHLKKLNRYSDGLLRFGFSQDSGHGKSSSKIGKSEDFFYIKVSQKARGSHRTDYTSLSSGEMGGQAGMDFGTPPKLMPFSNQLELGSEKSIARPTAFKPVLPRSGAILHSSPPENIGHQLHPTPLDKTKDQELKPALCSGALSDSGRNSMSSLPTHSTSSSYQLDPLVTPVGPINRFGGSAHNITQGAMLQDSNMMSLKALSFSDGGNKIINPSKADKAACIRSPLSTDECTIQELEQKLLEREGELQKLQCSLEEKELASSQAYEEKQRRCEEELDGLKQKCSSKLRQASQKSQRTQQALQLQVFQLQQEKKQLRGELESLRKEQDLLETKLRSYEKEKTNFAPALEETQWEVCQKSGEISLLKQQLKESQTEVNAKASEILSLKAQLKDTRGKLEGMELKTQDLESALRTKSLELEVCENELQRKKNEAELLREKVNLLEQELLELRTEAALLRQERGRRGEAEWDGASAGAAGSEDIPALQRELERLRAELKEERQGHDQMSSGFQHERLVWREEKEKVIHYQKQLQQSYLAMYQRNQRLEKALQQLSRGEGAEPLEIDIQGADVPYEDIIATEI, encoded by the exons ATGGGCAGCGTCAGCAGCCTCATCTCAGGCCACAGCTTCCAGGGCAAGCACTGCCGGGCCTCCCAGTACAAACTTCGTAAGTCCTCCCATCTAAAGAAACTCAACAGGTACTCAGATGGGTTGCTGAGATTTGGCTTCTCCCAGGACTCAGGTCATGGCAAATCAAGTTCTAAAATCGGCAAAAGTGAGGATTTCTTCTACATCAAGGTCAGTCAGAAGGCCCGAGGCTCCCACCGAACAGACTATACCTCGTTGTCCAGTGGGGAGATGGGAGGCCAAGCTGGGATGGACTTTGGCACACCCCCAAAGCTTATGCCTTTCTCCAATCAGCTGGAACTG ggCTCAGAAAAGAGCATTGCAAGGCCGACAGCATTCAAGCCAGTGCTGCCAAGGTCAGGGGCCATTCTCCACTCCTCCCCTCCAGAAAATATCGGTCACCAGCTGCACCCGACTCCTCTGGATAAAACCAAGGATCAGGAGCTGAAACCTGCCCTGTGCTCAGGGGCACTGTCTGACTCTGGCCGGAATTCTATGTCCAGCCTGCCCACTCACAGCACCAGTAGCAGCTACCAGCTGGACCCCCTGGTGACCCCCGTGGGGCCCATCAATCGCTTTGGGGGCTCCGCCCACAACATCACCCAGGGTGCCATGCTTCAGGACAGCAACATGATGAGCCTGAAGGCCCTGTCCTTTTCCGATGGGGGCAACAAGATCATCAACCCGAGCAAAGCCGACAAGGCTGCCTGCATCCGCTCGCCCCTCTCCACGGATGAGTGCACCATCCAGGAGCTGGAGCAAAAGCtgctggagagggagggggagctgCAGAAGCTGCAGTGCAGCTTGGAGGAGAAGGAGCTGGCCTCCAGCCAGGCCTACGAGGAGAAGCAGCGGCGCTGCGAGGAGGAGCTGGACGGACTGAAGCAGAAGTGCAGCAGCAAGCTGAGGCAGGCCTCCCAGAAGAGCCAGCGCACCCAGCAGGCTCTGCAGCTCCAGGTGTTCCAGCTGCAGCAGGAGAAGAAGCAGCTCCGGGGAGAGCTGGAGAGTCTCAGGAAGGAACAAGACCTGCTGGAGACCAAGCTGAGGTCCTACGAGAAGGAGAAGACCAACTTTGCTCCTGCCCTGGAGGAGACCCAGTGGGAG GTGTGCCAGAAGTCAGGTGAGATCTCCCTTCTGAAACAGCAGCTAAAGGAGTCCCAGACAGAGGTCAATGCCAAGGCCAGCGAGATCCTCAGCCTTAAGGCGCAGCTGAAGGACACTCGGGGGAAGCTTGAGGGGATGGAGCTGAAGACCCAGGACCTGGAAAGCGCCTTACGGACCAAGAGCCTCGAGCTGGAGGTGTGTGAGAACGAGCTGCAACGCAAAAAGAACGAGGCGGAGCTGCTGCGAGAGAAGGTGAACCTGCTGGAGCAGGAGCTCCTGGAGCTGCGGACTGAGGCCGCCCTCCTCCGCCAGGAGCGCGGCCGCAGGGGCGAGGCGGAGTGGGACGGCGCCTCTGCGGGGGCCGCCGGCTCAGAGGATATCCCCGCCTTGCAGAGGGAGCTGGAGAGGCTTCGGGCCGAGTTGAAGGAGGAACGGCAAGGCCACGACCAGATGTCCTCCGGCTTCCAGCACGAGCGTCTggtgtggagggaggagaaggagaaggtgatCCATTATCAGAAGCAGCTGCAGCAGAGCTACCTGGCCATGTACCAGCGGAATCAGAGGCTGGAGAAGGCCCTGCAGCAGCTGTCCAGGGGGGAGGGGGCTGAGCCCTTGGAGATTGACATCCAGGGGGCTGATGTCCCCTATGAGGATATCATTGCCACTGAAATCTGA
- the LZTS1 gene encoding leucine zipper putative tumor suppressor 1 isoform X2, translated as MGSVSSLISGHSFQGKHCRASQYKLRKSSHLKKLNRYSDGLLRFGFSQDSGHGKSSSKIGKSEDFFYIKVSQKARGSHRTDYTSLSSGEMGGQAGMDFGTPPKLMPFSNQLELGSEKSIARPTAFKPVLPRSGAILHSSPPENIGHQLHPTPLDKTKDQELKPALCSGALSDSGRNSMSSLPTHSTSSSYQLDPLVTPVGPINRFGGSAHNITQGAMLQDSNMMSLKALSFSDGGNKIINPSKADKAACIRSPLSTDECTIQELEQKLLEREGELQKLQCSLEEKELASSQAYEEKQRRCEEELDGLKQKCSSKLRQASQKSQRTQQALQLQVFQLQQEKKQLRGELESLRKEQDLLETKLRSYEKEKTNFAPALEETQWEVCQKSGEISLLKQQLKESQTEVNAKASEILSLKAQLKDTRGKLEGMELKTQDLESALRTKSLELEVCENELQRKKNEAELLREKVNLLEQELLELRTEAALLRQERGRRGEAEWDGASAGAAGSEDIPALQRELERLRAELKEERQGHDQMSSGFQHERLVWREEKEKPPEAECNLLRRDM; from the exons ATGGGCAGCGTCAGCAGCCTCATCTCAGGCCACAGCTTCCAGGGCAAGCACTGCCGGGCCTCCCAGTACAAACTTCGTAAGTCCTCCCATCTAAAGAAACTCAACAGGTACTCAGATGGGTTGCTGAGATTTGGCTTCTCCCAGGACTCAGGTCATGGCAAATCAAGTTCTAAAATCGGCAAAAGTGAGGATTTCTTCTACATCAAGGTCAGTCAGAAGGCCCGAGGCTCCCACCGAACAGACTATACCTCGTTGTCCAGTGGGGAGATGGGAGGCCAAGCTGGGATGGACTTTGGCACACCCCCAAAGCTTATGCCTTTCTCCAATCAGCTGGAACTG ggCTCAGAAAAGAGCATTGCAAGGCCGACAGCATTCAAGCCAGTGCTGCCAAGGTCAGGGGCCATTCTCCACTCCTCCCCTCCAGAAAATATCGGTCACCAGCTGCACCCGACTCCTCTGGATAAAACCAAGGATCAGGAGCTGAAACCTGCCCTGTGCTCAGGGGCACTGTCTGACTCTGGCCGGAATTCTATGTCCAGCCTGCCCACTCACAGCACCAGTAGCAGCTACCAGCTGGACCCCCTGGTGACCCCCGTGGGGCCCATCAATCGCTTTGGGGGCTCCGCCCACAACATCACCCAGGGTGCCATGCTTCAGGACAGCAACATGATGAGCCTGAAGGCCCTGTCCTTTTCCGATGGGGGCAACAAGATCATCAACCCGAGCAAAGCCGACAAGGCTGCCTGCATCCGCTCGCCCCTCTCCACGGATGAGTGCACCATCCAGGAGCTGGAGCAAAAGCtgctggagagggagggggagctgCAGAAGCTGCAGTGCAGCTTGGAGGAGAAGGAGCTGGCCTCCAGCCAGGCCTACGAGGAGAAGCAGCGGCGCTGCGAGGAGGAGCTGGACGGACTGAAGCAGAAGTGCAGCAGCAAGCTGAGGCAGGCCTCCCAGAAGAGCCAGCGCACCCAGCAGGCTCTGCAGCTCCAGGTGTTCCAGCTGCAGCAGGAGAAGAAGCAGCTCCGGGGAGAGCTGGAGAGTCTCAGGAAGGAACAAGACCTGCTGGAGACCAAGCTGAGGTCCTACGAGAAGGAGAAGACCAACTTTGCTCCTGCCCTGGAGGAGACCCAGTGGGAG GTGTGCCAGAAGTCAGGTGAGATCTCCCTTCTGAAACAGCAGCTAAAGGAGTCCCAGACAGAGGTCAATGCCAAGGCCAGCGAGATCCTCAGCCTTAAGGCGCAGCTGAAGGACACTCGGGGGAAGCTTGAGGGGATGGAGCTGAAGACCCAGGACCTGGAAAGCGCCTTACGGACCAAGAGCCTCGAGCTGGAGGTGTGTGAGAACGAGCTGCAACGCAAAAAGAACGAGGCGGAGCTGCTGCGAGAGAAGGTGAACCTGCTGGAGCAGGAGCTCCTGGAGCTGCGGACTGAGGCCGCCCTCCTCCGCCAGGAGCGCGGCCGCAGGGGCGAGGCGGAGTGGGACGGCGCCTCTGCGGGGGCCGCCGGCTCAGAGGATATCCCCGCCTTGCAGAGGGAGCTGGAGAGGCTTCGGGCCGAGTTGAAGGAGGAACGGCAAGGCCACGACCAGATGTCCTCCGGCTTCCAGCACGAGCGTCTggtgtggagggaggagaaggagaag CCACCAGAGGCAGAATGTAACTTGCTAAGAAGAGACATGTGA